In Granulicella mallensis MP5ACTX8, the sequence TTCGAACCGTTCTTTACCACCAAGGGCGAACGCGGCACCGGACTTGGGCTCTGGGTGACGCGTGGCATCGTCGAAGAACAGGGCGGAACGTTGCGGCTGCGTTCCTGCATCTCGGGCAAACGAGGTACAACGATCCGCATTCGACTACCGATCAATGCACCGGCCAAAATCATTCCAGCGCTATTGTGATTTGAGATCGGTCGAGCCTGGGATGTGTCGCCGATTGCACCTGGAGTCCGGTCGAACCGTGCAGTCAGCCTGTTGAGGTCGGAAACGGAAGGTCATGGCTGATCTTCGTACCCTTTTCTCGCCCTGCCTTTGGCGATGATGTTTGCATTGTGCCCTTATGGTCCATGTACTTCATGAATCCGAACACAACAGGCAGTAGAATCGTGCCATGGCACAAAGCTACCAGCTCTCGCCCCAAAAGAATGTTCTCGGCCAGCCGATAGAAGCCTGCGGCCTTGATCCTCTGACCGGCTTCTATCGCGACGGCTGCTGCAATACCGGACCGAACGATCTTGGCGTACACACGGTGTGCTGCATCGTAACGGAGACCTTCCTCGCGGCCTCCGCGCGGCTGGGCAACGACCTCTCGACACCGATGCCGCACTACGGCTTTCCGGGATTAAAGCCGGGCGACCGCTGGTGCGTCTGCGCGGCAAGATGGCTGCAGGTACAACAAGCCGGAGCTGCCTGCCCGGTTGTTCTGGAAGCCACGCACGAGGCCACGCTCGAGATCGTACCTTTCGATATTCTGCTGCAGTTCGCCGTCATCCCCGAGACCCTGCACTAAGCTTCGGAGTGTAGATCGAACGGATAAATCCTCAAACAAAACGAACGGCCCGGATCGCTCCGGGCCGTTCGTTTTGCTGCGCTGAGGGTTAGAAGTTGAGATGCAATGACATTTCGACAGCACGCGAGCCGCCGATCGTATTGCGAACGGCGCCGAACGTGGACGTAGTGGAGCCATCCGAGTTCTTGGTCGGCAGCTTGTAGAGACTGGCCAATGCGCCTGTACCAATTCCAGTAGGTCCACCCGTAAGGCTTCCCTCTGAACCCTTCGCGGTCGCAACCTGACCAAACACTTCCTGTCCACCGACAAACCCCTGAGCGATATTGGCCTGATTTTGGGGAACGTCGAAGCTCGGTGTGTTGGTAACGTTGTAAACGTTGAAGGAGTACATCGCGGAGTAACGCCCTGCGACACGGATGCTCTTCGACAAGGACAGATCGGCGCGCTTCTGGAAGGACTGACGGAAGATATTGCGTTGACCCGGAGTAAAGTCGGTCTCAAAGTCATCGCATGGTTCCGTTGCCGTACAGGCAGGAATGCCCTTCTGGCCTGGCTGCAGCAGCGGGACCTGAACCTGTGAGACATCGATTGCGCCGATGTACCCACCACCCGCTGTCTGGAAGGCACCCACATGGCCGGTGAAAGCCGATTTCGGATTGCCTCCGTTCTTGATGCCGAGGACGGGGTTGGCCAGGGTGGGAAAGTTGCCAAAGTACAAGCTACCCACAGCGCCATCGAACTCATACAGGCTGTAGGGTTGGCCGCTCTCCGCCACTACGATGCCGCTCAACTGCCAGTCGTTGACGAACATACCAAGAATGCTGGACTTCGGTGCAAAATCCGGCGAGGTAACGACGAACTGGGCAGTCAGGGTGTGGGTGCGGTCGAAGTCAGCAGACGCATACGAGTCACGCAGCTTGTTCGGGTTGTCGCCCGTAAAGAACAGACCGACATCGCTCTGTTCATCGAGGGCATGGCTCCAGGTGTAAGCCACAGTCGCCTGTACGTGGCGTGACATGCGCTTTTCGATCTGCGTCTGAAGGGAGTTATAGGCCGAAACGCCCGCAGCCTTGAAGAGCGCTGCGTTATCACTGTAGCCGATGTAAGGAACACGCAGATCGATGTTGCCGCCGTCGAACGTGTTGTAAGGTTCGGTTGAGATGGCGTTGAGATATTTCGTGCCTGCAATGGGAGACTGGGTATTGAGCACCTGGTAACCGTAGCTCGAAGTCTCGCCATGGATGGGGTTATTCGGGGTGGCAATGCCGGGCTCGTTGAACGGGACCGGAATCACGCCGTGGCGGCCGACATTGCCAACATAACCGATAGTGATAGCCATATCGTTGGTCGGCTGCCACTGAACATTGAAGGAGTAGTTGATGGAGTAAGGCAGCTTGTTGGTGCGGTCATAGGCACCGAAGTTGAAAGGCGAAATATCGCACTCGAAGTTTTGCTGGTTTGCAACGGCAGTGCAAGCCTGACGAATTGCGGCTGCGGTCGTCAACTGCGAGGTAAAGAACGCCGGATTTGAAGAGGGTACGGGAATCGATTCGGTACCCAGCGGCTTCTCCAGTGACCTGGTACCGGTGCCGGTGAGGTAGTCTACGAGCGGCGGAGCTTCGGTCGCGCCGAAGGGACCACCGATACTGCCACCCGCAGGCTGCGAGAGATAGCTGAAGAGTTCTCCGCGGTCATAGTAGAAGCCAGTGCCGCCGCGGAAGACCACCTTGCCGCTGTCCTTTTTGGGGGAGAAAGCAAAGCCGAAACGCGGTCCGATACCCCATTGACGGCCGGTAAGAGTCGAGTTGCTGACACCCGCCGTTGGGAAGAACTTGTTGTTGCCTGCCACCACGAATCCGCTATTGGTTACAGACGTATCGGTTGCACTGTAGAGTGATGGATCGAAGTTGAACATATCGCCGTTCTTCTCCGAGAACGGTCCGTTGTAGTCGTAGCGAATACCTGCGGTGATTGAAAGATTGGACAGTAGCTGCCACTTATCCTGGACGTAAGAGCCAAGCTCGTTAGTGCGATAGTAGCGGTTCGCATCGCCCACCAGAAAGGTGCTCTTGCTTACCTGACCGGCCAGCAAACTTGTAAAGTTCGTCGTGGTCAACGTACCCTGGCCGCCGCGCTCGTTACGGATGTTGAGCTGCGTATAGGCGTAGGACGCTCCGATAGCCAGGCTGTGCTTACCTGCCGTATAGAAGAGGTTGGTGGAGGGATTCCAGCGGCTCTGGAAGTAGCCGGCATCCACAAAGGCGCTTTGCGGTCCGGTCGTGACCGTGCCGCCATTGGAGTAGCCGAACTTGCTGAGCGTCAGACCCGGAAGGCTGTTGGTGGGAAAGCCGATGCCCAGGTTGCTGTTGATCTGCGGATTGAAGGCGGCATAGGATTTCTGGCGCGAGAAGCCGAAGAGCTGTTCCCAGTTGATGCGCGAGCCGATGGTGATGGTATTGCTCAATGCCGCCACCTGCGCTCCGTTGTCTGTCGACTCAGGAAAACCACCAGTGTTGGCGATCGTGAAGGGTGAGGTAACCGGCGCGTGCTGATAGAAGTACTTCGCCGAGAGACGATCGCGCTGGGTCACGTTATAGTCCAGATCGCCGACAACCATGTGAGTGTCAAAGATCGAGGAGCCCGGCAGGAAGACGTTGCCGCCGCCGCCGTAGAGAGCGCTGGCGCTTGTATTCTGCACCGACGGAATCAGGTACTGTCCGTTTGGCAGCTTGGCGTTGAAGAGGTTGGCGGCTATCGGATCGACGATGCCATTGAATGGAGTGAAGGTAGACGAGCCGTTTCCATAGCAGCTTGCCCGTGCACTGGTTGTTCCGTTCGCGGTATAGCAGGCAGATGCGAGCAGATAAGAGTTGGCAGCTGATGTCAGACCTGCCGTGCTGCGATCGTCGGTCAGACCGATGGGCACCGTAAGGGTTGAAAAGCCCTTGAACTGATCGCTATCGTGCATGAACTGATAGCCGGCAAAGAAGAAGAGCTTATTCCGAATAATAGGGCCACTTGCCGAGCCGCCAATCAACTCCTTATGGAGCTGCGGGTTGACCTCAGAGAGTGGGATATTGGCATTGGGACCAAGAGAATCCTGTTTGAAGAAGAACGGAGCGGCATTGGCGAAGTTGGTCGCGCGAGTGCCATAGAGCTGGCCGTGGTACTGGTTGGTTCCCGCAGAGGTGCTGACTTCTACGTGTGCGCCACTGTTGGTTCCGCTCTGCGCGTCGTACATGGAAGTCTGGACGCTGATCTCCTGAATGAACTCGGGAGGAGGAGTCGCGAGGCTGTTGCCGTTCGATCCGGCTACGGAGTTGTTCGTCTGCGCCTGGCCGCCGAGGCTGGCTCCCTGGCCGATGTTGAAGGCGTAGCGCTGTGAGGCGTCCTGGCTGGAGCTCTTGCCGTTGAAGAGGTTCGTCACGTCTACGCCATCGACGCGGAAGGAGTTGCTGGTGTCACGCTGGCCGTTGGCCCAGATCGCCTGGTTGCCCAAGCCCGCGTTGGTTCCGATGCCGGGGAGAAGTTCTGCGCTTACACCCGGCGCAAGCACTGCTGCCTGGGTGAAGCTGCCCGTAGCCAGCGGGAGGTTCTGAATCTGCTGATGGTCGAGCGTATATCCATTGGTCGCGTCGGTCGCATTGAGCAGCGGGTTTTCCGTCACGGTCACGTTAGTCGTTACCTCGCCGACTTTGAGCGCGGCGGAGACGGTGGAAGCACGAGTCTCCACGACGTTGATGTGAGGCAGGAGAAGGGTTTCGAAGCCATCCCGTGTAACGCGCACGGTATAGGTGCCGATCGGAAGGTTCAGCATCTGAAAGTAGCCATCCTTCGCACTGGTGGCCGAACGCTTGAGCGAGGTGTGCTCTTCTGTCGCGGTCACCGCTGCGTCCGGCACTGCTGCGCCGGAGGTGTCCGTGACCGTTCCATTAATGGAACTCAATGTCTGCTGGGCGCTTAAAGGCAGCGCAAATAGACATAGAGCACAAAATAACAAAAGAAATTTCTGCATGACTGAACTCTCCTAAAAATATTGCAAGGGAATAAAAGGCACTACTTATTGCAATCGTGAACGCGGATGCGTTAATGACTACCAAGCCAATGTGAATCGCAGGTTAGAAAATTGTCTTTAATGTGGGGTTTTACTGAGGTACGGACATGTACAACAGGGGCTTCAGCCGCAAAGAAACTCTTTGCTAAGCAAGCATTCCCTCTGTGGCTAAAGCCACACCAGCAACAGGGTTGGGACGGCGGGACTAAAGTCCCGCCCTTTCAAAGCAAAGGCTGTAACTAAGAACAAAAACCAAATGACAACAAAAACACTGACAAAAACAAAAAACAGGTAGTTCCGATTCCTCGGATACTACCTGTTTTTGCAGATGAGCTTTGATCGTGGTTTTACCAACTTACAGGAAGAGGTCCGTACAAGCTCTCTATACCGACTGCCCGCTTGCAGCTTCCTTGGCATCCGAGAGCGTAACTTTCACACTCATCTTCTGATGTCCCCGAAAGATGGCCAACGAGATCGTATCGCCCGCATGATGCGCATTGAGCACGTTCGACAGGTCCTGGGGCGTCGTGATGGTTTGGCCGTCGGCTTCGACGATCAGATCGCCACCCAGCATGACCGGCGTATTGCCCTCCCAGGCCTTCTGCGTACCGCCATGCAGTCCAGCTCGTTCCGCTGCGCCGCCGGGAAGCACGCGCTCAATCAGAATGCCGTATTCCGCAGGCAGACCGATCTGATCCGCGATATCCGGGCCGATGGGCAGCGTAACGATATCGAGCGAAGGACGGCGAACGTGGCCATACTTCGCGAAGTCGTCCAGCACCGCCTTGGCTGTATCAATGGGGATCGCAAAGCCGATGCCGGCAGATTGATCCGCACCGCCATTGGGGTTCGAGGCGATCAGTGTCGTGATCCCGATGACCTCGCCGCGCGAGTTCAATAGAGGCCCCCCAGAGTTGCCGGGGTTCACAGCGGCGTCGGTCTGGATGGCGTCCTCAATGGGATTGCCCTCCTGCCCGCGGATGGAACGAATCGCCGAGATGATGCCGCGCGTCATCGTTCCAGAGAGACCAAAGGGATTGCCGATGGCGTAGACACGCTGGCCTACCGTAAGCCCCTGCGAACCAGCCAGGGTGGCCGGGACAAGATTGGGTGCATTTTCGATCTTGATGAGGGCAAGATCGTGGGCCTTGTCGGTCGTCAGCACCTTCGCCTTGTACTGGTGCTTGTCAGAGAGAGTCACCTCGACGCGCTGGGCGTTGTCGATGACGTGGTTGTTGGTCAGGATGAGGCCTTCCTTGTTCAGGATGAAGCCGGACCCCTGTCCCTGCTGCGGAACTGGCCCGTAGAAGAAGTCGAACGCGACCGCAGTGCTGGTGATGTTGACCACTGAAGGAAGCGCACGCTTATAGACAGCGATGTTCTGCTGCTCCTCGGCGTCGAAGGCCGGAGCTGCATTCGCTTCGGTCAGAGAGAGGCTACCTGCCGGGCCGCTAAGAGTGGAGGTTGTCGTGCCATCGAGGGGCAGGGAGTGATGCAGCAGGCCAGCAAGCGCTCCCACCGGCATCATGCGGGTGGTGAGGTAGTAAAAGCCGCAGACAATCAGAATTACGAGCAGAACAGGACGCAGTTTCATCGGCATTAACCTTGGCTGCGCCCTGGGAAGAGCGCGCTACTAGAATTTTAGCGTTTTCGGCGGTTGCGAGTAGAGTTACGGTTCAAATCGAGCCACCTGACACAACTCCCGCCAAACGGCGCCAACCCGCTGCAGCAACGTTACGAGATCCCCGTCGTTCTGAATCACAAGGCACTCCGCGGCATGCGCCTCGTTCGCCGTCTGCATCGCGAGGCGCGCACGCGCATCGGCTTCGAG encodes:
- a CDS encoding DUF2237 family protein: MAQSYQLSPQKNVLGQPIEACGLDPLTGFYRDGCCNTGPNDLGVHTVCCIVTETFLAASARLGNDLSTPMPHYGFPGLKPGDRWCVCAARWLQVQQAGAACPVVLEATHEATLEIVPFDILLQFAVIPETLH
- a CDS encoding carboxypeptidase regulatory-like domain-containing protein → MQKFLLLFCALCLFALPLSAQQTLSSINGTVTDTSGAAVPDAAVTATEEHTSLKRSATSAKDGYFQMLNLPIGTYTVRVTRDGFETLLLPHINVVETRASTVSAALKVGEVTTNVTVTENPLLNATDATNGYTLDHQQIQNLPLATGSFTQAAVLAPGVSAELLPGIGTNAGLGNQAIWANGQRDTSNSFRVDGVDVTNLFNGKSSSQDASQRYAFNIGQGASLGGQAQTNNSVAGSNGNSLATPPPEFIQEISVQTSMYDAQSGTNSGAHVEVSTSAGTNQYHGQLYGTRATNFANAAPFFFKQDSLGPNANIPLSEVNPQLHKELIGGSASGPIIRNKLFFFAGYQFMHDSDQFKGFSTLTVPIGLTDDRSTAGLTSAANSYLLASACYTANGTTSARASCYGNGSSTFTPFNGIVDPIAANLFNAKLPNGQYLIPSVQNTSASALYGGGGNVFLPGSSIFDTHMVVGDLDYNVTQRDRLSAKYFYQHAPVTSPFTIANTGGFPESTDNGAQVAALSNTITIGSRINWEQLFGFSRQKSYAAFNPQINSNLGIGFPTNSLPGLTLSKFGYSNGGTVTTGPQSAFVDAGYFQSRWNPSTNLFYTAGKHSLAIGASYAYTQLNIRNERGGQGTLTTTNFTSLLAGQVSKSTFLVGDANRYYRTNELGSYVQDKWQLLSNLSITAGIRYDYNGPFSEKNGDMFNFDPSLYSATDTSVTNSGFVVAGNNKFFPTAGVSNSTLTGRQWGIGPRFGFAFSPKKDSGKVVFRGGTGFYYDRGELFSYLSQPAGGSIGGPFGATEAPPLVDYLTGTGTRSLEKPLGTESIPVPSSNPAFFTSQLTTAAAIRQACTAVANQQNFECDISPFNFGAYDRTNKLPYSINYSFNVQWQPTNDMAITIGYVGNVGRHGVIPVPFNEPGIATPNNPIHGETSSYGYQVLNTQSPIAGTKYLNAISTEPYNTFDGGNIDLRVPYIGYSDNAALFKAAGVSAYNSLQTQIEKRMSRHVQATVAYTWSHALDEQSDVGLFFTGDNPNKLRDSYASADFDRTHTLTAQFVVTSPDFAPKSSILGMFVNDWQLSGIVVAESGQPYSLYEFDGAVGSLYFGNFPTLANPVLGIKNGGNPKSAFTGHVGAFQTAGGGYIGAIDVSQVQVPLLQPGQKGIPACTATEPCDDFETDFTPGQRNIFRQSFQKRADLSLSKSIRVAGRYSAMYSFNVYNVTNTPSFDVPQNQANIAQGFVGGQEVFGQVATAKGSEGSLTGGPTGIGTGALASLYKLPTKNSDGSTTSTFGAVRNTIGGSRAVEMSLHLNF
- a CDS encoding S1C family serine protease → MKLRPVLLVILIVCGFYYLTTRMMPVGALAGLLHHSLPLDGTTTSTLSGPAGSLSLTEANAAPAFDAEEQQNIAVYKRALPSVVNITSTAVAFDFFYGPVPQQGQGSGFILNKEGLILTNNHVIDNAQRVEVTLSDKHQYKAKVLTTDKAHDLALIKIENAPNLVPATLAGSQGLTVGQRVYAIGNPFGLSGTMTRGIISAIRSIRGQEGNPIEDAIQTDAAVNPGNSGGPLLNSRGEVIGITTLIASNPNGGADQSAGIGFAIPIDTAKAVLDDFAKYGHVRRPSLDIVTLPIGPDIADQIGLPAEYGILIERVLPGGAAERAGLHGGTQKAWEGNTPVMLGGDLIVEADGQTITTPQDLSNVLNAHHAGDTISLAIFRGHQKMSVKVTLSDAKEAASGQSV